One genomic window of Pocillopora verrucosa isolate sample1 chromosome 8, ASM3666991v2, whole genome shotgun sequence includes the following:
- the LOC136283020 gene encoding uncharacterized protein, producing MLFKFALITMLATAFISEASANSCPRWVKLNKSPVCFGARDSQFGAFAYSQNILVSSFMLVHRSGTVTCNKRHYSYWGCYPNHASINVVLTDHQNKLLAPAATNHGGWYNLSGYTSSSSALVFCAAKKPHCIHANTQLRLWYGEDLRGYTESDNGGKTCADVYGLLV from the coding sequence ATGCTTTTTAAGTTCGCTCTAATCACCATGCTAGCCACAGCGTTCATCAGCGAAGCTTCAGCAAATTCCTGTCCTCGCTGGGTGAAGCTAAACAAGAGTCCAGTCTGCTTCGGAGCCCGAGACAGTCAGTTCGGCGCGTTTGCTTACTCTCAGAACATCCTCGTAAGCTCGTTCATGCTCGTTCATCGTTCTGGAACAGTGACGTGTAATAAAAGACATTATAGTTACTGGGGATGTTATCCAAATCACGCAAGTATAAATGTCGTCTTAACAGATcatcaaaacaagttattgGCCCCAGCTGCTACCAATCATGGTGGATGGTACAATCTGTCAGGTTACACCTCCTCATCTTCTGCCCTCGTGTTCTGTGCTGCCAAGAAGCCCCACTGTATCCACGCCAACACCCAGCTCCGCCTGTGGTACGGTGAAGATTTACGTGGCTACACAGAGAGCGACAACGGAGGCAAAACTTGCGCAGATGTTTATGGTCTGCTGGTCTAA
- the LOC136276712 gene encoding uncharacterized protein codes for MTMFFKFVVVVLLAALFIDEASANTCPRWVKLNKSPVCFGARNNQYGRFTHPRNIFVSSFMLVHRTGSVTCNKKQYSYWGCASNHPSLNVVLTNHQNQLLAPAVTNGGGWYNLGGYTSSSSALVFCAPKKPHCIFANTELRLWYGEDLRGSTEGDNGGRTCADVYGLLA; via the coding sequence ATGACCATGTTTTTCAAGTTCGTTGTGGTTGTTTTGTTAGCCGCCCTGTTCATCGACGAAGCTTCAGCGAATACCTGTCCTCGTTGGGTGAAGCTTAACAAGAGTCCAGTCTGTTTCGGGGCTCGGAATAACCAGTATGGTCGTTTTACCCACCCTCGGAACATCTTCGTGAGCTCCTTCATGTTGGTGCACCGTACAGGATCGGTGACTTGTAATAAAAAACAATACAGCTACTGGGGATGTGCTTCTAATCACCCAAGTCTAAATGTCGTCTTAACGAATCATCAAAATCAATTATTGGCCCCAGCTGTTACCAATGGTGGAGGATGGTACAACCTGGGAGGTTACACCTCCTCGTCTTCTGCCCTCGTGTTCTGTGCTCCTAAGAAGCCCCACTGTATCTTCGCCAATACCGAGCTGCGCCTGTGGTACGGAGAAGATTTACGTGGCAGTACAGAGGGCGACAACGGCGGCCGAACATGCGCAGATGTGTATGGTCTGTTGGCCTAA
- the LOC131776635 gene encoding uncharacterized protein, which translates to MADKMADKMAEKITRIRKERSFPEIPGVPNRSELMKPLIFPNSQRAFKIFTYLATLGAGLYCVFIPEYEGDHCFVPIREWVQKQKGKFLKIRPEDEEYVKQRTAEMAEKVAMAAKQTSGEAGGNIGKS; encoded by the exons atggcggacaaaatggcggacaaaatggcagaaaaaattACCCGGATCAGAAAGGAGAGAtcattcccagaaattccagGAGTTCCAAACAGAAGCGAACTCATGAAGCCGCTAATATTCCCAAATAGTCAACGAGccttcaaaatatttacttacttGGCTACCCTAG GAGCTGGCTTGTATTGTGTATTTATACCCGAGTATGAAGGAGATCATTGCTTTGTTCCA aTACGTGAATGGGTACAGAAacagaaagggaaatttttgaaaatccgTCCAGAGGATGAGGAGTATGTTAAACAGCGGACAGCAGAGATGGCAGAAAAAGTTGCCATGGCAGCAAAACAAACAAGTGGGGAAGCAGGGGGGAATATTGGAAAGTCATGA
- the LOC136283021 gene encoding uncharacterized protein — protein MGEYSSYISCCVQLCLLNVRSVKNKAMIVKDYVVDNDIDIMALAETWLRPGNTDDVEVGYLCPTGYRFLHVPRSHSRGGGVGVLFKDNLNINSSMCDTFQSFEFMDVRPRSLQCIRILVIYRPPDNNSCLLFFEEFSRLLEQIAAEPSGCLLITGDFNFHMDDPDNANAKRFADLLESYDLKQHVNCGTHTSGHTLDLVITRSDDSLIKDTKVKDPVISDHLAINCVLSILKPQFRKKLINVRKLHSLNMDSFCKDIMDSPLLQDQATDLDMMVDQYDRVLRQLLDQHAPKKKRLVTVRPSAPWYTSDVVAEKRKRRRLERRWRVSRLQWDRDQYVRQYCLVNNLIATLKSAHYTSIINEHSSDQRILFATVNKLLQKPSEKRYPPSVDNSALANSFADFFIDKIDKIHSKLVQRNIIVGPLSSNTINMSCGVQ, from the exons atgggagagtatagcag TTATATTTCCTGCTGTGTTCAGCTTTGCCTGCTTAATGTAAGATCTGTTAAGAATAAGGCGATGATAGTGAAAGACTATGTTGTGGACAATGATATTGATATTATGGCTTTGGCAGAAACATGGCTGCGACCTGGAAATACCGATGATGTTGAAGTGGGATATTTGTGTCCTACCGGCTATAGGTTCCTACATGTTCCAAGATCTCATTCCAGGGGAGGAGGAGTTGGTGTGTTATTTAAAGACAATCTTAATATCAACTCCTCAATGTGTGACACCTTTCAGTCATTTGAATTCATGGATGTCCGTCCAAGAAGTCTTCAGTGTATTAGGATCCTGGTTATTTATCGTCCACCCGACAACAACTCCTgtttacttttctttgaagAGTTCTCTAGATTACTAGAGCAAATTGCTGCTGAGCCTTCGGGATGTTTATTGATAACGGGTGACTTCAATTTCCACATGGATGATCCTGACAATGCTAATGCCAAGCGGTTTGCAGACCTTCTTGAGTCATATGATCTGAAACAACATGTCAATTGTGGAACTCATACCAGTGGCCATACCCTTGATTTAGTGATTACAAGATCAGATGACTCACTTATTAAGGATACCAAAGTTAAGGATCCTGTTATTTCGGATCATCTTGCAATTAATTGTGTGTTATCTATTCTGAAACctcaatttagaaaaaaattgataaacgtCCGGAAATTACACTCCTTAAATATGGACTCCTTTTGTAAGGACATTATGGATTCTCCTTTGTTGCAAGATCAAGCTACTGACTTAGATATGATGGTAGATCAGTATGATAGGGTTCTGCGACAGTTATTGGACCAACATGCTCCAAAAAAGAAACGTCTGGTAACTGTAAGGCCATCTGCACCGTGGTATACATCGGATGTCGTTGctgagaaaaggaaaaggagaagacTGGAACGGAGGTGGCGTGTTTCGCGGCTACAGTGGGACCGGGATCAATATGTTCGTCAATACTGTTTGGTTAACAACCTAATTGCTACATTGAAATCAGCGCACTACACTTCAATCATCAATGAACATTCCTCAGATCAAAGGATATTATTCGCGACTGTTAATAAATTACTTCAAAAACCATCTGAGAAGCGTTATCCACCCTCTGTTGATAATTCTGCTCTGGCAAATTCATTTGCTGATTTCTTTATTGACAAGATTGATAAAATTCACTCTAAACTTGTTCAGAGGAATATCATCGTAGGGCCCCTTTCGTCCAATACCATTAACATGTCCTGTGGAGTTCAATAA